CCGTAGAAAGCCGTCCAGCGCGGGTGATCCTCTTCTCCGGCCTTGCGGAGGGTCGACTGCGCTACCCCGAGGGACCGTTCTGCCGCCCTGGTGTCCCCGAGAGTTGCATGGGCCAAGGCTACCCGCACACGTCCCATGGAGCCGAAGAACGGGTCTTTGCGGGCGGCTAGGGACGCCTCTGCGGCTTGCGCTGCTGCAAGCCGCTCAGTCCAGTTCCGTCGCTGGTAGGCGAGCATGGCCATGTTGATCCACACTCGCATTCCTGTTGATGGGTCCTGTGACAAGCCGGCAAACGTCGTGGACTCATGGAGATATTTCTGCGCTCGGTCGAGCTCACGCAGGTCGATGCACGACCAGGCCGCGATGGTGGTGTACTCCGCCGCGAGCGCGTACAGCGCTCGACGTACACGGTCACTGGCGTTTCGTTGCTGTAGCTCTAGCACCCTGGAACGGCCTTGAAGGGCGATGGCTGCAAGGCCGGTGTGTCCCCCCTGGCGGTCGTCTGCTGCTACAAGTTCATTCATGCTGGCTGTTGCGCGTGCCACGTCGGACATGCCGACCGAACGGCGATGTTTGGTGATCGGCACTGCTGCTGCGGCGGCTGTTCCTGTGGTTGATGCGATGAAGTCGCGGCGCCGCACTGGGTCTTCCCGGGGGGGCGTTGCATGGAGCCTGGTGCACTGAACTCTAATTCCTCCACAGGGCAGCCGAATACGTGCTCCAGTGCCGCGCAGGTACGGCCGATGGGACGGCTATGCCTGCCACTGAGCAGGTTACGGATGGTGCGCGATGATATTTCCCCTGGGCGTTCGGTGATCTGCAGCAGCGCCTTGTTGAGCTGACGAGCTAGTTCGTCCTGAGTTAGGCCGGGTTCCTCCATCCGGCTCTGGAGGATGAGGGCAATCACCCGCGCCCAGTAGCGTCCCTCCGGGGCCTGGTAGCGGCCGGAATGGCCGTCACTGACCGATCCGGCTAGAGCTACGGATCGGAAGGTGCCCGTGCCCGATCGTGCGGGGACCTCGGGGAATCACGGTGCCGAGCGGGCAACACTCAACGCGACGGCCCCCGACCCTTTTCACCTGTGCACAATTGCAGTGTGACCGACATCGTTGAAGCTGCCTGGCGCAAGATCCTGGCAACCGCCGGGGAGCACACCCGGCCGGAGGGTTTGCCGCTCCTGGGGCCGTTCACCAAGATGGTGCAGGTGGCCTACGCCGAGCCGCAGCTTCGTCAGCTCTGCCCGTGGGCGGGTATGTGGGAGCTGCACTTCAGCAGGTGCACGGGGTTCCGTCCCACCTGGGACATCCCCTACATCGGCACTCTGACGGACGGCCGGTACTACGTCGAGGGACCGCATCGCAACAGCCCGCGGATCGCCGAAACGGACAGCGCGCAGGCCGCCGTAGCCATGGTCATCGAGCGACTACCACCAGGCTGCGGTCCGGCCTTTGCGGGAACCGCCGAGGAGCTGGCGGCTTACGAGAGGAAGGCGGACCCGAGTGGGAGCAAGAGTCGATGAGTGCTCCGTGAGGCCGTCTCTGGGCCGATCCGACAGCAGCAGGTCGCAAAAGCCCGGAGATCACGCAGTTGTCAAGGTCGTCGCTCGGGGCTGACACCAACGCCTGACACCAACAGTGGCGAACGGCAGCGGTCCGCCAAGGATGGCAGCGGACAGCGGGTCGAGGTACGCAGCGGGTTGACCTCAGCCGCAGATCCTGCATGATCGACCTGATAAGGATGAGGCCAAACCGCAAAACCTGCATCAGGCGGCGCGTGGGCGCTGGGCCGTCTGTGAGCCGTCCGAGGGCGGCCGGCGCCGACCAACAACGACAGAAGCCCACGGCATCTGAGCTGTTCAGAGCCGTGGGCTTCTTCAATCCCACTGGTCAGCGAGACCGCCGATCAGTACACCGGCTACCACTCCCTGAGTAACAGATGCGAGTGTCGCTCGGGGCGCTCTCGGAGATGGTCGGTGCTGTCGGGAAACGCTCGCGAGCACGCTCGCTTTTAGGCGTGGACGTAGGTCTGGGGGCCTTGGGCGTCCACGTGCGCGCTGTCCGGCGTGTACCAGACGACGGCCCAGGTGCCGCCGGTGGTCGCCTTGCCGCTGATCCAGTAGGCGCCGCTGCCGTCGGTCTTCACCCGGCACCGCGACAGCCAGGTCTTCTGGCCTGCCGGGCGGAAGAGCAGCGTCACGTAGCTGTGGGTCACGGGCTTCCAGGGGCCGATGGTGCCCTGTTCGTAGACGTGGCCGCTGAAGCTGACGTAGCTGTTTCTGGAGACCGTGGTGTGGTTCGGTTTCCCGCCCGTCACCTTCGTCGCGTAGACGGAGGTGTGCACGGTGTTGCTGTACGCGGCCGGGAAGTCGGTCGCGGCCGGCGAGAACAGCCGCCAGTAGCCGTGTGGGTTGCTGACGGTCAAGGTGACCGCCCGGGCAACGGGAAGCGGATTCGCCGGGATGCGGTCCACCGTCGTCCAGCCGGTCTTCCCGTCGGCGGACTGCTGGAGGTACAGGACGTTGCCGGGCATCGCGGCGTCGGTGCTGTCCGCGCTCACGGACACGGAGAGCCTGGAGTGGGCGTCGACCTTCGCCGAGGCCAGGTGGAGCGTGGCGTGCTGGACGATCGAGGTGATGTCGAAGCCGGCGGACGTGCCGGTCAGGTACTCGTCCCAGCCCCCGGTGTGGTCTCGCGCGTCCACGGTCCAGTGGGTCGGCGTGTTGTACACGTCCTGGGTAAAGGAGAACCGGCCATCGCTGCCCGTGGTGCCGGCCTGCGTCGAGTGCGCCCCCTGGAGTGTGAGGGGTTGGCCGGGGGCGGGGTGCCAGGTGCCGTCCTGCCCCTGGTACTCCAGGGTTCCGCTGATGCTGGTGGTTCCCCAGGCCGGTACGTCCGCGGCCGTCGTCTTGTCGAGCACGATCCGGGTCGGCTCGGTCACCGGGTCCACCTGTGTGGACGGCCCGCAGAAGCCCATGCGGTCGACAACAGCCGATAGCGTGAGCTGCTGTTTGCCTGCCGACTCAGGTACCGACTTGTGGACCGTGAAGCTGCCGTCGGCGGTGACGGTCCCCACGGCCGCGTATAGACCGGCACTCCCGAGCGTCACGCTGAGGGTGTACGGGCCGGAGTAGGGAGCCAGGGTTCCGTCGGGCTCCTGGGCGAGGACCTTGCCGGTGGCGGTCAGGGCCTCGTTGCCGTAGGTAAGCAGTGCGGACGAGAACTGGGTGTCCACGAAGAACAGGGCGGTGCCGTCGGACGCCCTGCCTTCGCACCACGGTGCGGGAGTGGCGTCGGCCGGGGCCGGGTCGGCGTACGCAGTGGCGGTCGGCAGCGCCAGGGCGGCGGCCAGCAGCGTCGCAGTGGCCAAGGCGGGAAGGGGGCTTCGGATTCTCACCGGGCTACAGCCTCCAAGGTGGTGAGTGCCAGTCAGGAGCCCTTCCCGGACTCCTGAGTGAGAAGTACGGACACTACGCCAACGGCACGGCTCCTGATTCGCGCTGTGTCCGAAATGCCGACACACCACGTGGATGATCATAGTCAAATCGTTATGTCGATGGCGCTGGGCTGGGCACGCAAACGGGCCGCGGATGTCTGACTGCGCGACGACGGAAGGCTGATGCGGGCGGGCGACGACGGACGTCTGGGCATCGTTCAGACTGGTCGAGGCCAACACCAACGCGACCTGTGGCGCCGCGGATTGTCAGCGGATGAACCCCGCCCGGGAGAGCACGTCTGAAGCCTGGAACAAGGACACCGCCGTAACCGCAACCGGCCGTCCACAGCTGTCCGCGCTCCGAGCAGTGCCCCGCTGCCGTCCACAAGAAGCCCGCCGTAAAGGCAGCTCAGCACAACATCGACCCATTTCAGGTTCCGTCTCAATAGAGTTCCGCTCATGGTGACGGCAACTGTCCGCGAGTGGAACGGCGAGGAGGGCTGGGGCGTGCTCGACTCCCCCGAGACCCCCGGTGGCTGCTTCGGCCACTTCTCCCACATCCAGGCGACTGGCTTCCGCACACTGTCGCCCGGACAGCAGGTGGACCTCACATGGGAGGCCCCCGGCTTCAAACAAGATGGCTACGACTACCGCGCGATGAGCATCGTGTCGCGGCCTGCCTGACATCCACACCTGGCATCAACGACAGCGCACGTCTGTGCGGCCATTCGCCCCACCAGGCCGAGGAGCTCCTGGACCAGCTGGTGGCTTCACGCCCACTGCTGCCTGGCACTACTGCCGGGATACCGACGCAGTCGCCCGGCGCCTGTCTCTCCAGGTCAGGGCCGGCCGCGCGGTGGCCAGCAGTGACGGCACAACGGTCAGCAACTGCGTCTCATGCCCCGCATCTGCCGACCGCTCACCCTGCACGGGAGAGTGAGGCATCACGTGACAGGAACATCTGGTTGCCCTCGTACGTACTATCTCTAAACTGCCGCATGCTGCGGCAGTTGTGTCCTGCGGGTGATCCGGTCATCTCAGACGGGACACCCACTTCCATCCGTTCGCGCACATGGCTCCTTCTTTCACCGCCGTGCCCGCGGACTGCAGAAAGGTCCATGCCATGCCTGAAAGCCAGAGCCCCGCCACAGAACTGACCTCGCAGTACGTCGCCCAGGTGACGGGCGATCTTGAGCGCAACACCAAGGAGCAGGAACGTATCGGTGTGGAGATCGAAGCCCTGCAGGAGCAGTTGCGTGCCCTGCAGCACGACCACACCGTGCTGGTGAACATGCAGCAGGCACTCGGCAGTGCAAGTCCCGCCGCCGAGGCAGCCCCGGCAGCCGCACCGTCCGTGCCTCACCAGACCTCCGCCGAACCCGAGCAGAGCAAGCCGAAGGAGGCTGCCGCCACGGGCGCGAAGAAGACGGCATCCAAGAAGCCCGCGGCCAAGGCCCCATCCGTGAAGGCGTCCACGGCCACGGCAGCGGCCAAGCCGACCCTCGTCGAGGTGATCCGCGGCTACCTGGAGCAGCAGAGCGAGCCGCGTTCCGCCGCCGAGATCACCACCGCGCTCACGCAGGCCCACCCCGAGCGCACTGTGAAGACCACGGTCGTGCGCACCACCCTCGAAGGCCTGGTCGCCAAGAGCCATGCCCACCGCACCAAGCAAGGCTCATCGGTCTTCTACACCGCCGCGGCCGCCTCGGAGCCCGATCCGGCCGAGCCGCAGCAGGTGCAGAAGGCAGTGGCGGCCGACTGACATCCACAGCAGCCTGGCAGCGCCACCGGGCCGCGGTCTGGTGGCGCCCCGGCGGGAGCGTCAGTGCGCGGGGCCCTGCCGACGCGCCCGCGAGCTCGTCATCGACGCCCTGGCGGTCGCCGAGCGGACCCGCGGGAGCCTGACCGGAGCGGTGTTGCGACGATCGATTGAATCCGCCCAATACACGAGTAGGGCCTTCGCTGAAATCTGCAGGTCAGCAGGGGTCCGGCAGAGCATGGGCGCGGTCGGGTCCAGTGCGGACAACGCCGCCGCGGAAAGCTTCAACGCTGCCTTCAAGAGAGAGACGCTCAAGGGCCGTAAAGGCTGGTCAAACGAGCACGAGGCGCGACTCGACGCCTTCCGCTGGCTGACCCGATACAACACCCGACGCCGGCACTCCCGCCTTGGTCAGCGATCTCCGATCGCCTACGAGAACGACTTGCAACCAGCAGCAACTACCCTGGCCCAAGCCGCATAGACGTGTTCAACATCCGGGGCCAAGGACCCTCCCGCACCTGCCCACATGCGGGCACACGGCGAAGGAGAACCGGCCCACACAGGAGAAATTCCACTGCGTCGCCTGCGGCCACACCGCGCACGCCGACACAGTGGCAGCCACCAACGTTCTACGGGCCGGGCTGGTCCATCGCGACGCCAACCCGGCATAGCGAGAAGCCCCCGGCCTCAGCCGGGGAGGAGTCACGTCAGCTGCATCACCGCCCGAGGTCGGTTACGTTGATAAAGCACCTGGCCAGAGGGGGTAACAAGCCGTAACCCAACGGGGACACTCCATGACCGGCCTGACCGTCATCCTGCTGCTCGTGGTTCTGGCCACCGCCGTGGCGACCGGTGCCCGACGCTGGAGCTTGCCCGCCCCCTCGCTCCTCGTAGTTGCCGGTCTGGTCGTGGGGCTGATGCCCTGGGTTCCAGAGGTGCGCCTGCCGCCTCACGTGATCAACGTGCTGGTGCTGCCACCGCTGCTCTACGCCGCGGCCGGGGAAATCTCCGTCCGCGACCTGCGCACCGTGTGGCGGCCTGTGACCGGCCTGGTCTTCGGCCTGGTCCTCGCCTCGGCCATCGCCGTCGGGTACGTGGCCCACGCGATCACCCCGCTCACGGCCGCGACCGCGTTCATCCTCGGCTCTGTCCTGGCCAGCACCGACCCCGTGGCCGTGACCGCGCTTGGCCGGCGCCTGTCTCTCCCACCGCGCGTACAGGCCATGGTGCAGGCGGAAAGCCTCTTCAACGATGCCACCTCACTGGTCCTGTACAAGGTCGCCGTGGCCACCGCGGTGTCCGGCAGCGCCATCAGTGTGCCCGGGACCGTTGAGCAGTTCCTGATCCTGGCAGGCGGAGGAGGCCTCATCGGCGCGGCGGTCGCCGCAGTGGTGGCCCTGATCCGCAGACGGACCGAGGACCCCATGCTGGAGACCGTCATCGCATTGGTCACGCCGTACGCCTCTTACGTCATCGCGGAGCAATCGCACACCTCCGGCGTGACCGCCGTCATCGTGTCCGGGGTCGTCCTCGGCAGCACCGGCCACAAGCTCAGCAACGCCCCCGTCCGGCTCCAGGTCCACGCCGTCTACGACACCGTGACCTTCCTGCTGGAGAGCGTCGTCTTCGCCCTGATCGGCCTCGAGCTCCCCTCGGCCGTCCGTCATCTCGCGCGCGACGAGCACGGCTGGCCACTGTGGGTGCCGGTGATCGCCTTCACTCTGCTGGCGGTCCGCCTGCTGTGGATCTTCCCGCTGTCCGCCCTGATCCACCACCGGCACAGGGAGGTCGACAACCGCCTCTCCTGGCGCGTCCCGGCTGTCCTGTCCTGGGCGGGCACCCGAGGCGTCATGCCGCTGGCAGCCGCGCTCTCCATCCCCCTGGTCACCCACACAGGGGCGCCGCTGCCGCACCGGGCGCTCATTCTCACGCTCACCACCGGGACCATCGCGCTCACTCTGATCTTCCAGGGTTTCACCCTGGTCCCCATCGTCCGCCGCTCCGGCATCGCTCTGGAACCGGAGCGCACCGCCCGCGAGGAGGCCCGGACCCGCCGACACATTGCAAACGCCGCTCTCGAAGAGCTCAAACAGCTTGGCGATCTGGATCAGCTCGCTGATCTGGGTGCCGCTGCCGAGGCCGCCTTGAAACAGGCCCGTCGTCATCTGGAAGCGCGCATCCACCAGGTTGAAGACGCCCACTACAGCGACCCGGACGCCCGTCCTGCCGACGCCTACCGCGAGATACGCCAGACACTCATCGCCATCGAGGCGGCCGAGCTCGAGCGCCTCTACGAAGCGAACAAGATCAGCAACGCCACCCGGCGCCGGATCCAGTACGAACTCGACCTCGAAGAAGCCAGCCTCCGTGACCGCGGCTGACTGCCACTCCCGGTAACCCTTAGGTCGAAGCCTTCCCCCGACCAATGGACGAACGAGAGCGGCCGGCTTTGTCGGCCCCGTGCGACCAGCGGGCTGCTGACATGACCGAGGGCATGTCCTGCTGCTCGCACGGCGATGGTGTGCGGCCGATATCGACACCGGCACCTTGGTCGCCGGCTCACTGCCCTGGCCGCCACTCGCGCCCTTCCAGCATGGGAGGCATGCGGCGGCGACCAGGAGGAGGCTGGGAGCGGAGGTTGGGAGTGGAGGTGACGCCCCGTGACGCGCGACGCCCCCTGATGGTGGTCAATGGCTACGGGACAGTGGTGGACTGGAGCCGCACCACTTCGTCGATGTACGGGTTCGGTCGCAGTGCCGGGCCGTAGGCCCACTCCATGATGTCCATCCGCCAGGGAGCGTGGCGGTAGTCGATGATCCGCAGATCAGCGATGCGTTCGGCGAT
This portion of the Streptomyces mirabilis genome encodes:
- a CDS encoding XRE family transcriptional regulator, with the translated sequence MRRRDFIASTTGTAAAAAVPITKHRRSVGMSDVARATASMNELVAADDRQGGHTGLAAIALQGRSRVLELQQRNASDRVRRALYALAAEYTTIAAWSCIDLRELDRAQKYLHESTTFAGLSQDPSTGMRVWINMAMLAYQRRNWTERLAAAQAAEASLAARKDPFFGSMGRVRVALAHATLGDTRAAERSLGVAQSTLRKAGEEDHPRWTAFYGSAELDHLAAIILNHSGKHARAEAMAHHALARIPHTFRRNRGLATCQLALAQLRQGEPEQATQTAASVFAIMNGSPLPGRMRTLIGDFHRDLFSMAPSTTYARDWADRIRDEWSRA
- a CDS encoding DUF6193 family natural product biosynthesis protein; this encodes MTDIVEAAWRKILATAGEHTRPEGLPLLGPFTKMVQVAYAEPQLRQLCPWAGMWELHFSRCTGFRPTWDIPYIGTLTDGRYYVEGPHRNSPRIAETDSAQAAVAMVIERLPPGCGPAFAGTAEELAAYERKADPSGSKSR
- a CDS encoding cold-shock protein; translation: MVTATVREWNGEEGWGVLDSPETPGGCFGHFSHIQATGFRTLSPGQQVDLTWEAPGFKQDGYDYRAMSIVSRPA
- a CDS encoding transposase, translating into MPTAPSKAHRSSTPPRPPRSPIRPSRSRCRRQWRPTDIHSSLAAPPGRGLVAPRRERQCAGPCRRARELVIDALAVAERTRGSLTGAVLRRSIESAQYTSRAFAEICRSAGVRQSMGAVGSSADNAAAESFNAAFKRETLKGRKGWSNEHEARLDAFRWLTRYNTRRRHSRLGQRSPIAYENDLQPAATTLAQAA
- a CDS encoding zinc ribbon domain-containing protein, coding for MVSDLRSPTRTTCNQQQLPWPKPHRRVQHPGPRTLPHLPTCGHTAKENRPTQEKFHCVACGHTAHADTVAATNVLRAGLVHRDANPA
- a CDS encoding Na+/H+ antiporter, with amino-acid sequence MTGLTVILLLVVLATAVATGARRWSLPAPSLLVVAGLVVGLMPWVPEVRLPPHVINVLVLPPLLYAAAGEISVRDLRTVWRPVTGLVFGLVLASAIAVGYVAHAITPLTAATAFILGSVLASTDPVAVTALGRRLSLPPRVQAMVQAESLFNDATSLVLYKVAVATAVSGSAISVPGTVEQFLILAGGGGLIGAAVAAVVALIRRRTEDPMLETVIALVTPYASYVIAEQSHTSGVTAVIVSGVVLGSTGHKLSNAPVRLQVHAVYDTVTFLLESVVFALIGLELPSAVRHLARDEHGWPLWVPVIAFTLLAVRLLWIFPLSALIHHRHREVDNRLSWRVPAVLSWAGTRGVMPLAAALSIPLVTHTGAPLPHRALILTLTTGTIALTLIFQGFTLVPIVRRSGIALEPERTAREEARTRRHIANAALEELKQLGDLDQLADLGAAAEAALKQARRHLEARIHQVEDAHYSDPDARPADAYREIRQTLIAIEAAELERLYEANKISNATRRRIQYELDLEEASLRDRG